The Methanosphaera sp. WGK6 DNA segment AAAAATGTACTTATGGCTGCTTTATCTGCACATCCTTCCCTTAAACATTGTGTTATAGTAGATGAAGATATAAATATATTTGATCCAGTTGATGTTGAATATGCAATTGCTACTCGAGTAAAAGGTGACGATGATATCATTATCATACCTAAAGCTAGAGGTTCATCTCTAGATCCTGTAGCACAAATTGATGGCACAACAACAAAAGTAGGAGTAGATGCTACAAAATCATTCCACAACCTTGAAGATTATGAAAGAGTAAGTAAAACTCTTGAAGAATAAAACTCTTCAAATAATCTTTTAAAAAAATACATAGGTGATATTATTTGGTAAGCTCAAGTAAACAATCATTCCAAGGAGTACTTTTTAATATTACATATTTTAAAACCATTGAATCAGAACTAGTTAAATATCAATTAACCCATCCCCAAGAATGTATACCAATTATACCTTTTTTTAATGAAGAAAATAAGAAAATTCTTGATAATTTTTATGTTAGTGATATTACTCCTGCTAAAAGTTATGATGAATATATGTTTAATATTATAAACTATGGATTTCCCCATACTATCACAATATTTTTAGCAGAACACCCTGAATGGTCACAACTTGTAATAAAATATGATTAAATTTTATTTAAAATATAAAATAATAAAAATAAGACTTTAAAAGGAAATAAATAATACTATAATTTAAAAAATAGTATTATTTTAAATATGTCATCACATGATATAATAATTAGATTTAAAATAAGTACTATTTAAAGGGTTTATATAAAAATACCTGAATTTTATTAAAGTTTATACGAATTAGATAAATTTAAATAAGTGATAAATAAAAAAAAGAGAAAAAATAAACTAAAAAAGAATAAAAGTCAAAACTAATTTATTAATGAAATCACCTATTTTTATAAATTTTCTAATAGATAGAAAAAATAATATTTAAAAATTATATAATCACCAATACATTTTTTTTTAAGCATTAATTAAATTTACAACAAAGAATATTATTCAAATAAAAAGAACTATTGTAATAATATTTATTTATTATAAAAAAAATAGATTTAAGTAATAAAAAATAATTTTATTTTAAATAATAAAAAAGATATTAAAAAAAACAGAGTGATTCACATGAAAGACACAGTGGGAATGATACTATGTGGTGGCTTCGGTAAAAGGTTAAGACCAGTAACTGAAACCATACCAAAACCATTAGTAGAACTAAAAGAAGATTACACAATACTAGACAAACAAATATTTGACTTTAAAAGTGCAGGCATTAAAAAAGTAATATTATTAACAGGATTCCTTGGAGAAAAAATCGAAGAACGATACGGGGATAACTACATGGGAGTAGCTGTGGAATATGTTAAAGAAGAACAACCACTCGGAACATTAAATGCAATACGACTTGGAATGGAACACATGGACGATGACACACAATGTGTAATAAGAAATGGAGATGTTGTTGCAGATTTAAGTATTAAAAAAATGATAGAACAAGGAGAAAAATCCCCATTTGATTTTACAATTTTTGTAACCCAAATGACATCACCCTATGGTATCGTTGAATTAAGTGGTGATAAAATAGTATCATTTAAAGAAAAACCATTACTTGACTATTACATAAATGGAGGAATTTACTTCTCAAAAGGTAAATTAGACTTTGAATCCTATCAAACAGGAGATATTGAAAAAACAATATTCCCTGAATTAGCAAAAGATAAAAAACTAGGTTATTATAAAGAAAATGGTTTATTTTGGATGGCAGTAGATACAAGTAAAGAATTACAACAAGTTCAAAAAGAATATGAAAACAGAGAAGATAAACCTTGGGGTTATGAGAAAATATTAATATACACTGAAAAATATCTTACCAAAGAACTATTCATAAAAGAAGAATATCAAACCAGTTTCCATTATCATCCAAATAAAGACGAAACAATGTATATTGTAAGTGGAAGAGGATATATAGAATTTGAAGATAAAAAAGAATATTTCAAAGCTAAAGATACTGTGAGAATAGAACCAAATACACCACACACAATTGTTGCAACAGAAAACACAGTATTACATGAAGTATCCACACCAGATCTTAATGATACTATACGAATAAAAGACTTTTATGATTCACAAACACCATCTGGTGAAAGATAGAATCTATGAAAAAATAGATTCTTATCATAACTCTTTTTTCTTTAAATTAACTTATTCTTATAAAAAAAAAATAATCATGGAGTGTGCATTTTTATTAAAAAAATAACTATTATAGACTATGGTAGCGGAAACATTCGAAGTATATATAATGGATTTAAAAAAATAGGTGTTAAAGTAAATATATCTTCTGATAAATATGAAATAGAAAACTCTGATGCACTAATTGTTCCAGGAGTAGGATCTTTTGGAGCAGGAATGAAAAATTTAATAGACTATAAAGAAATTATAAATAATCATATACAAGAAAAAAAACCATTACTAGGAATTTGTCTTGGACTACATATGTTATTTTCAAATAGTCAGGAAAGTCCAGGTATTGAAGGATTAAATATTTTTGAAGGAAGTGTGGAAAAATTACAACTTCCACCCAAATACAAAATACCACATATGGGCTGGAATAAAATAACTGTTAATAAAACATCAAAGAATAATACAACACTCTTAACAGACATGAATCAGAAATACATGTATTTTGTACATTCATATTACATTAACCCTGCAGATAAAGATATTATCACAGCTTACACTGAATATGGTGCTAAAATTCCAATAGCCATAGGAAAAGACAATATTCATGCACTACAATTCCATCCTGAAAAAAGTGGAGAAGCAGGACTTAACATACTAAGAAAATTTGTTGATGAAATAGAATAAAAATACACTCCACATCCACACCATTATTTTTTTTCTTATTTTAAATATAAAACCATGAATAAACTTATATAATAACAATTACTTAGTATGTAATATGTCATACTAATTTATTTAAAAGTAATACTTTGTGATGAAAATGGACATAGAAGAATTTGTAAAAAAGAACTACAAAAATAAAAAAAATAAAAATGAAATAATAGAAAAACTTTCCTCCATAATACAATACTACAAAGATATACCTCTTGAACAAGCAGAATTACTCAGCAAAACTGTGTATGATGAAGTATTAATAACAGAAAAATTAAACCAAGAAAATCTAGGAGATATTCTTAAGTTTCCAGAAACTAACATAGGTATGGGTGAATTTGGAGTAGGTTCAAGAGGACAAGGTGATTTCTATGTTCATAGCAAAATAGCAGAAATTATAAAAAACACTCAAACTGAATCCATTGTAAATCCAACAGCACAAGATGATGGAGGAGTTGTTAAAGTTGATGACACTTATTATATAACAACGGCCATTGATGGAATACATTCTAGATTAAGTAATTATCCTTTTTTAGCAGGATTTCATACAGCAAGAGCAACATTACGTGATGTATGTGTAATGGGAGCAAACCCAGTAGCATTAATTAGTGATATACATCTTGCAGATGATGGAGATATTGGAAAGTTACTAGATTATACAGCTGGAATTTGTGCAGTAAGTGAATTAACAGGAGTTCCATTAGTATCAGGAAGTACTTTACGTGTTGGTGGAGACATGGTACTTGGAGATAGGCTTGTTGGAGCGGTAGGTGCTGTAGGTTCTTCAACTAGGATGCCTAAAGCAAGAAGTGAAGCTAAAGAGAATGATATAATTATCATGACTGAAGGATCAGGTGGAGGTACAATAACAACAACATCCATTTATAACAACTATCCTAATGTAATACAAGAAACATTAAATGTTCAATTTATAAAAGCATCACAATTATTAAATAATTATGAAAATCAGGAAGTTATCCATGCAATGACAGATATAACGAATG contains these protein-coding regions:
- a CDS encoding AIR synthase-related protein, producing the protein MDIEEFVKKNYKNKKNKNEIIEKLSSIIQYYKDIPLEQAELLSKTVYDEVLITEKLNQENLGDILKFPETNIGMGEFGVGSRGQGDFYVHSKIAEIIKNTQTESIVNPTAQDDGGVVKVDDTYYITTAIDGIHSRLSNYPFLAGFHTARATLRDVCVMGANPVALISDIHLADDGDIGKLLDYTAGICAVSELTGVPLVSGSTLRVGGDMVLGDRLVGAVGAVGSSTRMPKARSEAKENDIIIMTEGSGGGTITTTSIYNNYPNVIQETLNVQFIKASQLLNNYENQEVIHAMTDITNGGITGDANEINKTTGLGIHLYLENIIKLINPNVYSMLNELDIDPLGVSIDSLMLIVSKESVNEIIILLKNNGVKADIIGHITNSGKTYIEDTDGNIEQIIPKFREAAYTPIKKVIESIHKSNFEEDKKIIDKATQEAIDKKDNLVNWIRNRYE
- a CDS encoding sugar phosphate nucleotidyltransferase, producing MKDTVGMILCGGFGKRLRPVTETIPKPLVELKEDYTILDKQIFDFKSAGIKKVILLTGFLGEKIEERYGDNYMGVAVEYVKEEQPLGTLNAIRLGMEHMDDDTQCVIRNGDVVADLSIKKMIEQGEKSPFDFTIFVTQMTSPYGIVELSGDKIVSFKEKPLLDYYINGGIYFSKGKLDFESYQTGDIEKTIFPELAKDKKLGYYKENGLFWMAVDTSKELQQVQKEYENREDKPWGYEKILIYTEKYLTKELFIKEEYQTSFHYHPNKDETMYIVSGRGYIEFEDKKEYFKAKDTVRIEPNTPHTIVATENTVLHEVSTPDLNDTIRIKDFYDSQTPSGER
- the hisH gene encoding imidazole glycerol phosphate synthase subunit HisH → MCIFIKKITIIDYGSGNIRSIYNGFKKIGVKVNISSDKYEIENSDALIVPGVGSFGAGMKNLIDYKEIINNHIQEKKPLLGICLGLHMLFSNSQESPGIEGLNIFEGSVEKLQLPPKYKIPHMGWNKITVNKTSKNNTTLLTDMNQKYMYFVHSYYINPADKDIITAYTEYGAKIPIAIGKDNIHALQFHPEKSGEAGLNILRKFVDEIE